The Streptomyces sp. NBC_00454 DNA segment TCGCGCCCCGGTCCGGGGTTCGGTGCGCGCGGTGGACACCCCGAGCAGCACGAGTCCGGCGGGGCCTGGGGCGCGGGTTCCGCGCCAGGGTCCCCTTCCGCCTCTTCCGCTTCCGTGTACGGGGACTGGCGCGGGGCGCCGCGCGGCCGGTCCGCGGCGGGTGCGGCCACCGCGGTACCGGTCCGGGACGGCGACACCCCGGCCTTCGGCACCCCCGCGGTCGGCTTCCCCCGACTGGACCTGGACTCGCCGCTGACCGCCACGGGCTCGCACCGCCGGGTCCCGGCCCCTGGATCCACCGAAACCGCCCTCCCGGAAACCGCCTTCACCGCCACGGGCTCGCACCGCCGGGTCTCGGTTGCCGAGACGGCCGTCCCGGAAACCGCCTTCACCGCCACCGGCTCCCACCGCCGGATTCCGGGGCCCCGTACCCCGGTCGCCCCCACCGCCCCCGCCGAGGCGCCGCCGGCCGGGTCCGGGCGCGGGCTCAAGGTGCGCACGTACACCGGTATGGCCGCCGCGGCCGTCACCACCGTGCTCGCCGTCGTCGTCGCGGGCCAGGTGGCCTCGGAGGGCGACACCGACAAGAGCAGTGCGCGGGCCGCCACCGACGGCTCCGGCAGCCACGCCGCCCAGGGGAACTCCGCGGCCTCCCGCTCCGAGGACCGCCCGACCCCCGACAGCTCCGCCGCGGCCGCGGCCCCCGCGCAGGAGCTCTCGTACGACCAGAAGATGGCGCAGCAGTTCCCGATCGACGCGAAGCTGAAGGGGCCGGGCACCTTCGACACCGTGCCCGGGGTGGCGCCCGCGCCCGGCAAGGGCCAGGTGATCCGCTACCGGGTCGACGTGGAGCAGGGGCTCGGTCTGGACCCGCAGCTGTTCGCCGAGGCCGTCCAGCGCACGCTCAACGACGACCGCAGCTGGGGCCACGGCGGTACGAAGACCTTCGAGCGGGTGCCGGGCGGCGAGGCCGAGTTCGTGATCACGCTCGCCAGTCCCGGGACCACCGGGGTCTGGTGCGCGAAGTCGGGGCTCGACACCACCGTCGACAACGTCTCCTGCGATTCCGCGTCCACCAACCGCGTGATGATCAACGCGTACCGCTGGGCCCAGGGTTCGGTCACCTACGGCGCGGACCAGATGTTCGCCTACCGCCAGATGCTGATCAACCACGAGGTCGGCCACCGGCTCGGACACGGGCACGTGAGTTGCCAGACACCGGGTGCGCTCGCGCCGATCATGCAGCAGCAGACCAAGTCCCTGGACATCAACGGAATCCAGTGCAAGGCCAACCCCTGGGTGTTCCCGGGGAGTTGACGAACCGCGTTGACAAGCCGTCCGATGGTCGGTAATTGTTCTCCGCATGTCGCACCATCACACCACCGTCGCGAGCGCCGCCATTGAGCTGGCGCTGCTCGGTGTGACCGCGCACAGCGTGGCCGACATCTTCTGTCGCTGACGCCTCCCTGAGCGCGCGCGGCCTTCTCCTTCCCTTTCCCGCGCCGTGCCCGGGGGCTCTTCTCCTGCCCGCAGGCGCGGCTTCTTCACGTTCTCCGTCCCGGCCGTCGGCACTCCGCCGGCCCCACTGACGTCGATCACGACCGCCGCCCCTCGCGTGGCCCGCTCCGCAACCCGCATTCAGCATCAGCATCCTGAATCCCTTGCACGCCGAGAGGTCGTTTTCCCATGCTTTCCGCCGGTTCTGCCCGCCAACAGACAGCACGCCGCCTGGCCGTGGTCGCCGTGAGCCTCGTCCTGGCCGGGGGCGCCGCGGCCTGCGGGCCCAAGGGCGGCTCGGACGAGGGGGCGCAGAAGACCGGCGCCGCGGGCGCCGCCGGCGGCACGCCGCAGAAGGGCGGCACCCTCACCGTCCTCAACGCCGAACCGCAGAACGACTTCGACCCCGCCCGGCTCTACACCTCCGGCGGCGGAAACGTTCCCTCGCTCGTCTTCCGCACCCTGACCACCCGCAACCGCGAGGCCGGACCGGCCGGCACCAAGGTGGTGCCCGACCTGGCCACCGACCTCGGCAAGGCCAACGCCGACGCCACGGAGTGGACGTACACGCTCAAGGACGGGCTGAAGTACGAGGACGGCTCGCCGATCACCACCGCCGACATCAAGTACGGCATCGAGCGGTCCTTCGCCGCCGAGCTGTCGGGCGGGGCCCCGTACCTGCGCGACTGGCTGGTCGGCGGGGAGACCTACGAAGGCCCGTACAAGGACGGCGGCAAGGGGCTCGACTCGATCGTCGTGCCCGACGCGAAGACGATCACCTTCAAACTGCGCAAGCCCGAAGGGGAGTTCCCCTTCCTCGCCACGCAGACGCAGTTCGCGCCCGTCCCCAAGGCCAAGGACACCGGGGTCAAGTACGAGGAGCACCCCGTCTCCTCCGGCCCGTACAAGGTCGCCAAGAACGAGAACGACGGCGAACACCTCACCCTGGAACGCAACGAGAACTGGGACGAGAAGACCGACGAGGAGCGCAAGGCCTACCCGGACCGGATCGACGTCCGGTCCGGACTCGACGCGGCGGTCATCAACCAGCGCCTCTCCACCAGCTCCGGCGCCGACGCGGCCGCCGTCACCACCGACACCAACCTCGGACCTGCCGAACTCGCGCAGATAGGCGACAACAAGGAGCTGGCGGGCCGGGTCGGCACCGGGCACTTCGGCTACGTCAACTACCTCGCCTTCAACCCCAAGGTGGCCCCCTTCGACAACCCGAAGGTGCGCCAGGCCATCTCCTACGCCATCAACCGCACCAGCGTGATCAACGCGGCCGGCGGCTCCGCGCTCGCCGAGCCCGCCACCACCTTCCTCCCCGAGCAGGAGGCCTTCGGCTTCGCCAAGTACGACCACTTCCCGGCGGGCAAGACGGGTGACCCGGCCAAGGCCAAGGAGCTGCTGGCCGAAGCCGGTTACAAGGACGGGCTCACCGTCACCCTCACCCACTCCACCGCGCAGAACCGCCAGACCAGCCCCGAGGTGGCCACGGCCGTCCAGCAGGCGCTCGCCGCCGCCGGGATCACCGTCAAGCTGGAGGGCCTGGAGAACAACGCCTTCAACGAGAAGCGCTGGGACGCCAAGAACACCCCCGGCTTCTTCCTCTCCCGCTGGGGCGCCGACTGGCCCTCCGGCGCACCCTTCCTCGCCCCGATCTACGACGGCCGCCAGATCGTCACCAACGGCACCAACTACAACCACGCGCAGCTCAACGACCCGGCGGTCAACGCCGAGATCGACGAGATCGCCAAGCTGACCGACCTCGCGGCGGCCGGCAAGCGCTGGGGCGCGCTCGACAAGAAGATCGGCGAGCAGGCCCTCGACGTGCCGCTCTTCCACCCGGTCTACAAGCGGATCGTCGGCAAGGACGTCAAGAACGTCGTGATCAGCGACTGGACCGGCGTCCTCGACATCTCGCAGGTCTCGGTCAATTGAATCCTCCCCTCCCTGAAGGGAGGGGATTCCTCGCCTTCCAGGGCTGATCGGGGATTTCTAGCTCACGCTGCCAGTCGGGGCAGCGCCCCGCCTGGTCTTCCACGATCAGTACTAGCCGGGTTGAGACCAGCCCGGACCAGCATCACGTGTGCGGAGTTCTTGTCCCTGGGGGACACGGCTCCGCACACGGTGCAGGCATAGGTTCGTTCTGAGAGAGGTAGCGCGTGCTTGGTTCTCGCTCCGCACTGTGCGTAGTCCATGGTGGTGTGCGCGGGATGGACCAGGTGCACGGTCCGACCGTGCTTGCGGCCCATCTCGATCAGGGCCGTCTTCGTCGCGGAGATCGCCGCGTCGGCCGCCTTGCGGGCCATGGTGGACTTGGCGAGGAACTTCGGGCGGAAATCCTCCACCGCCACGGCGTCATGGTCGCGGACGACGGACTTGGCCCACTTGCGGCCGGTGTCCTGGCGTTGCCGGGCAACCTTCTTGTGCAGCTCCGCGGCTCGCTTCTTCGCCCACTGGTAGCCCTTCGACCCGGGTTTGCCCTTCGGCGGTTTTCGGCGGGCCATCATCCGCTGGTAGCGGGTCAGTTTTCTCTGCGCCTTCTTCCCATGCTCGGCATGGGCAAGGTCGTGGGTGTCGCTGGTGGTGGTCGCGGTCTCCTTCACACCCCAGTCGATACCGATCACCGCGCCGGTCTCCGAAAGCGGCTCGACCTCGGCGGGGACGACGAACGAGCAGTACCAGTGCCCGAGACTGTCCTGATAGACGCGCACGCTGGACGGCGCAGCCGGGAGGTCCCGCGACCACACCACGGTCAAGGCGATGCCGCCCGCCAGATGCAGTGTCCCGTCTGTCAACCGAAAACCGCGCTTGGTGTAGTTGAGGGACGTCAGGGCCTCCCGTTTCTTCTTCCATTTCGGCATTCCGGCCCGCTGCCGCATCGGCAACCGGTCCCGGATGTCCTTCTGCGCCTTGGCGCGGGACTTCCCGAAATCCCGGATCAACTGCTGTTGCGGAACCGAAGAACCCTTGCGAAGCCAGGTGTTCTTGGTGCGGGCTTCGGTCAGCATCTTGTCGAGCTGTGCCGGACCACAGGTCCGCTTGTCTGCACCCTCGGGCCGGTCCTTGTTCCAGAGGTGTGTCTGTTTCGACTTCGCGCAGCACTCGTTCCAGATCCACCGGCACCGGTCCCACTCGCCCATCAGGGCGGCGAGCGCGGTGGACGACACGCGCAGGCGGAAGGTCCACCGAGCGTGCCCGGGTTCCCCTGCCGTCGGCGTCGTCACCATCCCAACAACCTATCCCCGACCACTGACAACACCCGAAAGAGCAGGTCAGGCCAGATGCGCAGAGACCTCCACCGCCTCGCGGCTCTGGTCCGAGGACCCATTTCTTCTCGGCCTGCGGGCCGAGCCCTGTTGGGAGAAATGCGGTGACCCTCCTCGCCCACCCGTCGGCGTCCGTGCCCGGGGCCACCGCCCCGGGCACGGGCGCCGGACGGCAGGTCTGGCGGCGGCTGCGCACACGGCCCTCGGCCGTGGCGGCCGCCGCCGTCCTCGCGCTCCTCGTCCTCCTCGCCCTCGCCGCGCCACTGCTCGCGCAGCTCGCCGGCCAGGACCCGAACGCCTACCACGACGAGCTCGTGGACTCCGCACGCGGCGGCGTCCCCCTCGGCTCCTTCGGCGGGATCTCCGGCGACCACTGGCTCGGCGTCGAGCCGGGCACCGGCCGCGACCTCTTCACCCGGCTGATCCACGGGGCACGGGTCTCGCTGCTCGTCGCGCTCGGCGCCACCGTCGTGCAGATCCTCGTCGGGGTGGGCGTCGGACTCGCCGCCGCGCTCGGCGGCCGGTTCGCCGGCCAGGTCATCGGCCGCTTCACCGACGTGATGATCGCCCTGCCCATGCTGGTGATCGGCATCGCCCTCACCGCCGTCGTCCCGGCGGGCTTCCCGAGGCCGCTGCTGCTGATCCTGGTCATCGGACTGCTTGACTGGGGCGGCACCGCCCGCATGGTACGCGCCCAGACCCTTGCCCTGAAGGGGCTGGACTTCGTGGAAGCCGCCCGGCTCTCGGGCAGCCGCACGCTACGGATCGCCCGCCGCGAGCTGCTGCCCTCACTGGCCGCGCCCGTCATCACCCTCGCCGCGATCAAGGTGCCCAGCGCCATGGTGGCCGAGGCCTCGCTCTCCTTCCTCGGCGTCGGAGTGAAGCCGCCGACCCCTTCCTGGGGGCAGATGCTCTCCAGCGCCCAGACCTGGTTCCGGGCCGACCCCACCTACGTACTGCTCCCCGCCGGGCTGCTCTTCGTCACCGTG contains these protein-coding regions:
- a CDS encoding DUF3152 domain-containing protein, which encodes MYGDWRGAPRGRSAAGAATAVPVRDGDTPAFGTPAVGFPRLDLDSPLTATGSHRRVPAPGSTETALPETAFTATGSHRRVSVAETAVPETAFTATGSHRRIPGPRTPVAPTAPAEAPPAGSGRGLKVRTYTGMAAAAVTTVLAVVVAGQVASEGDTDKSSARAATDGSGSHAAQGNSAASRSEDRPTPDSSAAAAAPAQELSYDQKMAQQFPIDAKLKGPGTFDTVPGVAPAPGKGQVIRYRVDVEQGLGLDPQLFAEAVQRTLNDDRSWGHGGTKTFERVPGGEAEFVITLASPGTTGVWCAKSGLDTTVDNVSCDSASTNRVMINAYRWAQGSVTYGADQMFAYRQMLINHEVGHRLGHGHVSCQTPGALAPIMQQQTKSLDINGIQCKANPWVFPGS
- a CDS encoding Ms4533A family Cys-rich leader peptide, whose amino-acid sequence is MSHHHTTVASAAIELALLGVTAHSVADIFCR
- a CDS encoding ABC transporter substrate-binding protein, with the translated sequence MLSAGSARQQTARRLAVVAVSLVLAGGAAACGPKGGSDEGAQKTGAAGAAGGTPQKGGTLTVLNAEPQNDFDPARLYTSGGGNVPSLVFRTLTTRNREAGPAGTKVVPDLATDLGKANADATEWTYTLKDGLKYEDGSPITTADIKYGIERSFAAELSGGAPYLRDWLVGGETYEGPYKDGGKGLDSIVVPDAKTITFKLRKPEGEFPFLATQTQFAPVPKAKDTGVKYEEHPVSSGPYKVAKNENDGEHLTLERNENWDEKTDEERKAYPDRIDVRSGLDAAVINQRLSTSSGADAAAVTTDTNLGPAELAQIGDNKELAGRVGTGHFGYVNYLAFNPKVAPFDNPKVRQAISYAINRTSVINAAGGSALAEPATTFLPEQEAFGFAKYDHFPAGKTGDPAKAKELLAEAGYKDGLTVTLTHSTAQNRQTSPEVATAVQQALAAAGITVKLEGLENNAFNEKRWDAKNTPGFFLSRWGADWPSGAPFLAPIYDGRQIVTNGTNYNHAQLNDPAVNAEIDEIAKLTDLAAAGKRWGALDKKIGEQALDVPLFHPVYKRIVGKDVKNVVISDWTGVLDISQVSVN
- a CDS encoding RNA-guided endonuclease InsQ/TnpB family protein, whose product is MVTTPTAGEPGHARWTFRLRVSSTALAALMGEWDRCRWIWNECCAKSKQTHLWNKDRPEGADKRTCGPAQLDKMLTEARTKNTWLRKGSSVPQQQLIRDFGKSRAKAQKDIRDRLPMRQRAGMPKWKKKREALTSLNYTKRGFRLTDGTLHLAGGIALTVVWSRDLPAAPSSVRVYQDSLGHWYCSFVVPAEVEPLSETGAVIGIDWGVKETATTTSDTHDLAHAEHGKKAQRKLTRYQRMMARRKPPKGKPGSKGYQWAKKRAAELHKKVARQRQDTGRKWAKSVVRDHDAVAVEDFRPKFLAKSTMARKAADAAISATKTALIEMGRKHGRTVHLVHPAHTTMDYAQCGARTKHALPLSERTYACTVCGAVSPRDKNSAHVMLVRAGLNPASTDRGRPGGALPRLAA
- a CDS encoding ABC transporter permease, which encodes MTLLAHPSASVPGATAPGTGAGRQVWRRLRTRPSAVAAAAVLALLVLLALAAPLLAQLAGQDPNAYHDELVDSARGGVPLGSFGGISGDHWLGVEPGTGRDLFTRLIHGARVSLLVALGATVVQILVGVGVGLAAALGGRFAGQVIGRFTDVMIALPMLVIGIALTAVVPAGFPRPLLLILVIGLLDWGGTARMVRAQTLALKGLDFVEAARLSGSRTLRIARRELLPSLAAPVITLAAIKVPSAMVAEASLSFLGVGVKPPTPSWGQMLSSAQTWFRADPTYVLLPAGLLFVTVLAFTVLGDAVRTALDPRAGSRLRIGTRKERAA